Proteins from one Natrinema salifodinae genomic window:
- a CDS encoding 5'-deoxyadenosine deaminase yields the protein MILSGTVIADSDNVIDDGSVVVEGSRIEAVGRRDELVSAYPNHEERTYDILLPGLVGGHIHSVQSLGRGIADDSELLDWLFDYILPMEASLSAEEMEVAAKLGYLELIESGTTTCIDHLSVNHADRAFEAAGEIGIRGLLGKVLMDRRSPNGLAEETDDALAETERLIRKYHGSFDDRIRYAVTPRFAVSCSEECLRGARELADAYDGVRIHTHASENRSEIETVEDDTGMRNIHWLDEVGLTGDDVVLAHCVWTDESEREVLAETGTHVTHCPSSNMKLASGIAPVVDYLDRGINVALGSDGPPCNNTLDPFTEMRQGSLLQKVDRLDPVAAPAKVLFDMATINGANAAGFDDLGALREGWRADIIGIDTGVTRATPLHDPLSHLVFGAHGDDVVFTMVDGTVLMDDGEVTTVDADAVRERAADVGLSLEEYRQEARKVKPNP from the coding sequence ATGATACTATCCGGAACGGTAATCGCGGACTCCGACAACGTCATCGACGACGGAAGCGTCGTCGTCGAGGGGTCCCGAATCGAAGCGGTCGGGCGACGCGACGAGCTCGTCTCCGCGTATCCGAATCACGAGGAACGGACGTACGATATCCTCCTTCCCGGACTCGTCGGCGGTCACATCCATTCGGTTCAGAGCCTCGGCCGCGGGATCGCAGACGATTCGGAACTGCTCGACTGGCTCTTCGACTACATCCTTCCGATGGAAGCGTCGCTCTCGGCCGAGGAGATGGAAGTCGCGGCGAAGCTAGGATACCTGGAACTCATCGAGAGCGGAACGACGACGTGTATCGACCACCTGTCGGTGAACCACGCGGACCGCGCGTTCGAGGCCGCCGGCGAAATCGGGATCCGCGGCCTCCTCGGGAAAGTCTTGATGGACAGGCGGTCACCGAACGGGCTCGCCGAGGAGACTGACGACGCGCTCGCCGAAACGGAACGGCTCATTCGGAAGTACCACGGATCGTTCGACGACCGCATCCGGTACGCGGTGACGCCCCGCTTTGCCGTCTCGTGCTCCGAGGAGTGTCTCCGCGGCGCCCGAGAGCTCGCGGACGCGTACGACGGCGTTCGAATTCACACACACGCGAGCGAGAATCGCAGCGAGATCGAGACGGTCGAAGACGACACCGGGATGCGGAACATCCACTGGTTGGACGAAGTCGGACTGACCGGGGACGACGTCGTGCTCGCTCACTGCGTCTGGACCGACGAGAGCGAACGCGAGGTGCTGGCCGAGACGGGAACGCACGTGACCCACTGCCCCTCGTCGAACATGAAACTGGCGAGCGGTATCGCCCCCGTCGTGGACTACCTCGACCGGGGGATAAACGTCGCACTCGGGAGCGACGGCCCGCCGTGTAACAACACGCTCGATCCGTTCACGGAGATGCGCCAGGGGAGTCTCCTCCAAAAGGTCGATCGGCTCGACCCGGTCGCCGCACCGGCGAAGGTGCTGTTCGATATGGCGACGATCAACGGCGCGAACGCCGCCGGTTTCGACGACCTCGGCGCCCTCCGGGAGGGGTGGCGCGCGGATATCATCGGCATCGACACCGGGGTGACGCGCGCGACTCCGCTTCACGATCCGCTATCTCACCTCGTTTTCGGGGCTCACGGCGACGACGTCGTCTTCACGATGGTCGACGGTACCGTCCTGATGGACGACGGCGAAGTGACGACCGTCGATGCCGATGCTGTCCGCGAACGGGCCGCCGACGTCGGCCTCTCTCTCGAGGAGTACCGGCAGGAAGCGCGCAAGGTGAAGCCTAACCCGTAA
- a CDS encoding xanthine dehydrogenase family protein molybdopterin-binding subunit, producing MSTPDEPRQSEERDVEAAAARSADPEQYPGDRDEPENDRTSGDERVNLSKDVEKDDARKIVTGAARYTADYARRFPDLAHGKVVRSEIAHGYVTGIDTSEAEAMDGVYAVVTPWDDIVPDTLYSSSGQSYPEPSPWDMRVLRRHVRFVGDPIAAVAAETGELADRAARAIDVEYDEREPVFDVEAATDPDAPRLFDDDEVENAQSGAEYERNVESRFDGEIGDVEAAFERDDVHVHETELETPYQSHCVPEPHTTIAYTDEDGRYTFITATQVPNHTRRQLSHVFDVPIRDVRVEKPRVGAGFGSKQEMAIEPITFALHLEAERPVKLEMTRQEEFSALRSRHPMRMRIRTAVTDEGDLVAMDLYARSNSGAYGTHGMTVASNVGTKALPLYPRVANLRFEGDVVHTNLPMGAAMRGYGAPQGHFAVEAHVDEVARDLGFDPVDFKRRHAIREGNLDTASVILKDDDRFARRIRSCGLEECIERGKEAIGWDDLEQPDAAHLYRGVGMAMCAQGSGVAGRELGAAKLKMNEDGSFHLHVGGVDTGTGNDTMFTQIAAEVLGCRPDEIVVTSSDTDITPFDYGSYASSTTYISGTAVKKAAEDAKERILYWGSKLLEEPEANLETGDGEVYSEETGASVGLEELGYEATYGHDEREQIMGDGHHSTDESPPPFGAQFVDVTVNGETGEFDINKLAYAADCGVAINPALAEGQVEGGQHMSLEYATSGGLAFDEDGTPQTKGFRQYGMPRTTDHPPMETILVETHEPTGPFGAKSIGELPTNGVPPALSNAIRDAVGVRLTELPITPADVRDAIERRERREE from the coding sequence ATGAGTACGCCGGACGAGCCGCGGCAGTCCGAGGAACGCGACGTCGAAGCGGCCGCCGCACGGAGCGCCGACCCCGAGCAGTACCCGGGAGACCGTGACGAACCGGAGAACGACCGGACGAGCGGAGACGAGCGGGTGAACCTCTCGAAGGACGTCGAAAAGGACGACGCTCGGAAGATCGTCACGGGAGCCGCACGATACACAGCCGATTATGCCCGCCGGTTCCCCGACCTCGCGCACGGTAAAGTCGTCCGCAGCGAGATCGCCCACGGCTATGTGACGGGGATCGATACGAGCGAGGCCGAAGCGATGGACGGCGTCTACGCGGTCGTCACGCCCTGGGACGACATCGTCCCCGACACGTTGTACTCGAGTTCCGGGCAGTCCTATCCGGAACCGAGCCCGTGGGACATGCGGGTCCTCAGACGGCACGTCCGGTTCGTCGGGGATCCGATCGCGGCCGTCGCGGCCGAGACCGGCGAACTCGCGGACCGGGCCGCTCGAGCGATCGACGTCGAGTACGACGAACGCGAGCCCGTCTTCGACGTCGAAGCGGCGACGGACCCGGACGCGCCGCGGCTCTTCGACGACGACGAAGTCGAAAACGCACAGAGCGGGGCGGAGTACGAGCGAAACGTCGAGTCACGCTTCGATGGAGAGATCGGCGACGTCGAGGCCGCGTTCGAGCGCGACGACGTCCACGTTCACGAAACCGAACTGGAGACGCCGTATCAATCGCACTGCGTCCCCGAACCGCACACGACGATCGCGTACACCGACGAGGACGGGCGCTACACGTTTATCACGGCGACGCAGGTCCCGAATCACACGCGGCGCCAGCTGTCGCACGTCTTCGACGTGCCGATCCGCGACGTTCGCGTGGAGAAGCCGCGCGTCGGCGCCGGGTTCGGGTCGAAACAGGAGATGGCGATCGAGCCGATCACGTTCGCGCTCCACCTCGAAGCCGAGCGGCCGGTCAAGCTCGAGATGACGAGGCAGGAGGAGTTCTCCGCGCTCCGGTCGCGCCATCCGATGCGAATGCGCATCAGGACGGCGGTAACCGACGAGGGCGATCTCGTCGCGATGGACCTCTACGCGCGCTCGAACTCCGGAGCCTACGGCACTCACGGGATGACCGTCGCCTCGAACGTCGGAACCAAGGCCCTCCCCCTGTACCCGCGCGTGGCGAACCTCCGGTTCGAGGGCGACGTCGTCCACACGAACCTCCCGATGGGTGCCGCGATGCGGGGGTACGGCGCCCCGCAAGGCCACTTCGCCGTCGAGGCGCACGTAGACGAGGTCGCCCGCGACCTCGGATTCGATCCCGTCGACTTCAAGCGTCGACACGCGATTCGGGAGGGCAATCTCGACACCGCGTCAGTCATTCTCAAGGACGACGACCGCTTCGCTCGACGGATTCGCTCGTGCGGCCTCGAGGAGTGCATCGAACGCGGGAAGGAGGCGATCGGCTGGGACGATCTCGAGCAACCCGACGCGGCTCACCTCTATCGCGGCGTCGGCATGGCGATGTGTGCGCAGGGCAGCGGCGTCGCCGGCAGAGAACTGGGCGCGGCTAAGCTCAAGATGAACGAGGACGGCTCGTTTCACCTCCACGTCGGCGGCGTCGACACCGGGACCGGCAACGACACCATGTTCACCCAAATCGCGGCCGAAGTACTCGGCTGTCGCCCGGACGAAATCGTCGTCACGTCGTCGGACACCGATATTACGCCGTTCGACTACGGCTCGTACGCCTCCTCGACGACGTACATCAGCGGGACGGCCGTCAAGAAGGCAGCCGAGGACGCCAAAGAGCGCATCCTCTACTGGGGCTCGAAACTCCTCGAGGAACCGGAAGCGAACCTCGAAACCGGCGACGGCGAAGTGTACAGCGAGGAGACGGGAGCGAGCGTCGGGCTCGAGGAGCTCGGGTACGAGGCGACGTACGGCCACGACGAGCGCGAACAGATCATGGGCGACGGCCACCATTCGACGGACGAGAGTCCCCCGCCGTTCGGCGCGCAGTTCGTGGACGTCACCGTGAACGGGGAAACCGGCGAGTTCGACATCAATAAGCTGGCCTACGCCGCCGATTGCGGCGTCGCGATCAATCCGGCCCTTGCGGAGGGACAGGTCGAGGGCGGGCAACACATGAGTCTCGAATACGCGACGAGCGGCGGCCTGGCGTTCGACGAGGACGGCACGCCGCAGACCAAGGGATTCCGTCAGTACGGCATGCCTCGGACGACGGATCACCCGCCGATGGAAACGATCCTGGTCGAGACCCACGAGCCGACCGGCCCGTTCGGCGCGAAGTCCATCGGCGAGTTACCGACGAACGGCGTTCCGCCGGCGCTGAGCAACGCCATCCGCGACGCGGTCGGCGTGCGGCTGACCGAGTTACCGATCACTCCGGCCGACGTCCGGGACGCGATCGAACGTCGAGAGCGCCGAGAAGAATGA
- a CDS encoding (2Fe-2S)-binding protein, translated as MHIDCTINGSERRFEASKSDLLLDVLRRNGYTGAKRGCDTGACGMCTVQVDGEPAMACVTPVARADGAAVETIEGLGTQDDLHPIQRAFVDNSALQCGFCIPGMIMRSKALLEENPSPNEAEVREALSDNLCRCTGYKKIVEAVLEASDRMRSQSGTADGGYAGDCGANPTEAASKGDRRR; from the coding sequence ATGCACATAGACTGTACGATCAACGGTTCCGAGCGGCGGTTCGAAGCATCGAAGTCCGACCTCCTCCTGGACGTGCTGCGTCGAAACGGGTACACCGGTGCGAAGCGAGGCTGTGACACCGGTGCGTGCGGAATGTGTACGGTTCAGGTCGACGGCGAACCGGCGATGGCGTGCGTGACGCCGGTCGCGAGGGCCGACGGAGCGGCCGTCGAGACGATCGAGGGGCTCGGCACGCAGGACGACCTGCACCCGATCCAACGGGCGTTCGTCGATAACTCGGCGCTGCAATGTGGGTTTTGCATTCCCGGAATGATCATGCGATCGAAAGCGCTCCTCGAGGAGAACCCCTCGCCGAACGAGGCCGAAGTGAGGGAGGCGCTCTCGGACAATCTCTGTCGGTGCACCGGCTACAAGAAAATCGTCGAAGCGGTGTTGGAGGCGTCGGATCGCATGCGGTCGCAAAGCGGTACCGCAGACGGCGGCTACGCAGGCGACTGCGGAGCGAACCCGACGGAAGCCGCATCGAAGGGTGATCGGCGCCGATGA
- a CDS encoding Zn-dependent hydrolase yields the protein MADVTIDEQRFRQRFDEFNEIGATDAGGVDRPTLSDENKAARDTLVEWFREAELDVRIDEMGNIFGRREGRDPDASTVLFGSHVDSQYNGGRYDGVVGVLGALEAIEALTDAGIETDRPLEIVAWSNEEGVRFQPDMLGSGVYTGVFDLEYAYRREDKDGKRFGDELERIGYKGEDPCEPGDLHCYFELHVEQGPFLEQADLSVGVVEGVFGFSWMNVAFEGQANHAGPTPMTMRRDAFVATADVTKAVREITATEGTDLVGTVGSVDVWPNSINVIPERVEFTIDCRSYDNAVVDAAVERVQDEIAWAAEREGLEYEFEEIMRVDADPFDDECIETVAEAADEAGCEYTRLVSGAGHDANYLNKIAPTSMIFVPSVDGISHRESEYTEWEDVVTGAEVLLRAVRKQATA from the coding sequence ATGGCAGACGTGACGATCGACGAGCAGCGGTTTCGACAGCGGTTCGACGAATTCAACGAGATCGGAGCGACCGACGCCGGCGGCGTCGACCGACCGACCCTCTCCGACGAAAACAAAGCGGCACGGGATACGCTGGTCGAGTGGTTTCGCGAGGCGGAACTCGACGTGCGCATCGACGAGATGGGCAATATTTTCGGCCGGCGCGAGGGACGCGACCCGGACGCGTCGACCGTCCTCTTCGGCTCGCACGTCGACAGCCAGTACAACGGCGGCCGATACGACGGCGTCGTCGGCGTCCTCGGCGCGCTCGAAGCGATCGAAGCGTTGACCGACGCCGGGATCGAGACGGACCGGCCGCTCGAGATCGTCGCGTGGAGCAACGAGGAGGGCGTTCGCTTTCAGCCGGACATGCTCGGGAGCGGCGTCTACACCGGCGTCTTCGATCTCGAGTACGCCTACCGGCGCGAGGACAAGGACGGGAAGCGATTCGGCGACGAACTCGAACGCATCGGATACAAGGGTGAGGATCCCTGTGAGCCGGGCGACCTCCACTGCTACTTCGAACTGCACGTCGAGCAGGGGCCGTTCCTCGAGCAAGCCGACCTGAGCGTCGGCGTCGTCGAAGGCGTCTTTGGGTTTTCGTGGATGAACGTCGCGTTCGAAGGCCAGGCGAACCACGCCGGTCCGACGCCGATGACCATGCGCCGCGACGCGTTCGTCGCCACGGCGGACGTGACGAAGGCCGTCCGCGAGATCACGGCCACCGAAGGAACGGATCTCGTCGGGACGGTCGGCAGCGTCGACGTCTGGCCGAATTCGATCAACGTTATTCCCGAACGCGTCGAGTTCACCATCGACTGCCGCTCCTACGACAACGCGGTCGTCGACGCAGCCGTCGAACGCGTTCAGGACGAAATCGCGTGGGCCGCCGAACGGGAGGGACTCGAGTACGAGTTCGAAGAGATCATGCGCGTCGACGCGGATCCGTTCGACGACGAATGCATCGAGACCGTAGCGGAAGCGGCCGACGAAGCCGGCTGCGAGTACACGCGGCTCGTTAGCGGTGCGGGTCACGACGCTAATTACCTCAACAAGATCGCACCCACGAGCATGATTTTCGTCCCGAGCGTCGACGGCATTAGCCATCGAGAGAGCGAGTATACCGAATGGGAGGACGTCGTCACTGGTGCGGAGGTCCTCCTTCGTGCCGTGCGAAAGCAAGCCACCGCCTGA
- a CDS encoding sulfurtransferase TusA family protein, with the protein MHVDVSGTVCPLPVRIVRRCLEELETGEELVVTGDYPPAERSIRRTCHRHGYAVAAADDGTSDDAETFSLRIRVTEQATLSPDGSVSNR; encoded by the coding sequence GTGCACGTCGACGTCAGCGGCACGGTCTGTCCGCTCCCGGTACGCATCGTTCGCCGCTGTCTCGAGGAACTCGAGACGGGCGAGGAGCTCGTCGTCACCGGCGATTATCCGCCGGCCGAGCGGAGCATCCGCCGCACGTGTCACAGACACGGCTACGCGGTCGCCGCTGCCGACGACGGAACGAGTGACGACGCGGAGACGTTTTCGCTCCGCATTCGAGTGACCGAGCAAGCAACGCTGTCCCCGGACGGATCGGTATCGAACCGGTAG